A region from the Zonotrichia albicollis isolate bZonAlb1 chromosome 17, bZonAlb1.hap1, whole genome shotgun sequence genome encodes:
- the CSNK2A1 gene encoding casein kinase II subunit alpha: MSGPVPSRARVYTDVNTHRPREYWDYESHVVEWGNQDDYQLVRKLGRGKYSEVFEAINITNNEKVVVKILKPVKKKKIKREIKILENLRGGPNIITLADIVKDPVSRTPALVFEHVNNTDFKQLYQTLTDYDIRFYMYEILKALDYCHSMGIMHRDVKPHNVMIDHEHRKLRLIDWGLAEFYHPGQEYNVRVASRYFKGPELLVDYQMYDYSLDMWSLGCMLASMIFRKEPFFHGHDNYDQLVRIAKVLGTEDLYDYIDKYNIELDPRFNDILGRHSRKRWERFVHSENQHLVSPEALDFLDKLLRYDHQSRLTAREAMEHPYFYPIVKDQARMGSSNMAGGSTPVSSASMMSGISSVPTPSPLGPLAGSPVISATTTLGMPVPAAAGAQQ; the protein is encoded by the exons ATGTCGGGACCCGTGCCGAGCAGGGCCAGAGTTTACACGGATGTGAACACACACAGACCCCGGGAGTACTGGGACTATGAGTCCCACGTGGTTGAGTGGGG AAATCAAGATGACTACCAGCTAGTTCGAAAATTAGGCCGAGGCAAATACAGTGAAGTATTTGAAGCCATCAACATTACAAATAACGAAAAAGTAGTTGTTAAAATTCTCAAG CctgttaaaaagaagaaaatcaagcGTGAAATCAAGATCTTAGAGAACTTGCGAGGCGGTCCCAATATAATCACCCTTGCAGATATAGTAAAAGATCCTGTG tctCGAACACCCGCTCTGGTTTTTGAACATGTAAACAACACAGACTTTAAG CAATTATACCAGACACTAACAGATTATGATATTCGATTCTACATGTATGAGATTTTGAAG GCTCTAGATTACTGCCATAGCATGGGAATCATGCACAGAGATGTCAAACCTCACAATGTCATGATTGACCATGAGCACAGAAAG CTTAGACTAATAGACTGGGGTTTGGCTGAATTCTATCACCCTGGCCAGGAGTACAATGTCAGAGTGGCTTCCAGATATTTCAAAGGACCTGAACTTCTTGTAGATTATCAG ATGTATGATTACAGTCTGGATATGTGGAGCTTGGGTTGCATGTTGGCTAGTATGATATTCCGAAAGGAGCCATTTTTCCATGGCCATGACAACTATGATCAG CTGGTGAGGATAGCCAAGGTTCTGGGGACAGAAGATCTGTATGACTACATTGACAAATACAACATTGAGCTGGATCCACGTTTCAATGACATTTTGGGCAG ACACTCCCGTAAGCGATGGGAGCGCTTTGTCCACAGTGAGAACCAACACCTGGTGAGTCCAGAAGCTCTGGATTTCTTAGACAAGCTGCTGCGATATGATCACCAGTCACGACTCACAGCAAGAGAAGCCATGGAACACCCCTACTTCT ACCCCATTGTGAAAGACCAGGCTCGGATGGGCTCGTCCAACATGGCGGGTGGCAGCACTCCTGTCAGCAGTGCGAGCATGATGTCAG GGATTTCTTCAGTGCCAACACCTTCACCCCTTGGACCTCTAGCAGGCTCCCCCGTCATCTCTGCCACCACCACCCTGGGGATGCCGGTTCCAGCTGCTGCGGGCGCCCAGCAGTAG